The proteins below come from a single Conger conger chromosome 10, fConCon1.1, whole genome shotgun sequence genomic window:
- the ncoa6 gene encoding nuclear receptor coactivator 6 isoform X2 encodes MVHRQGQGQASTQSLIGEATLTGDPKAEDSGVEDEDSNHGNNFPCRSLAQLEVSTVFIAFQGTMDDDDFQEKLDNILSNVPDMLELDSERLQPKNVEPWNSVRVTFNIPRDAADRLRLLAQNNHQQLRDLGILSVQIEGEGAINVAMVQNRGQEVRVNGPLAAANQMRMDVGFPMQQGPGGLRMNNPSVPMGPQGPGMSGQVMVAGVSGQIQTRAPRPPSQTDSLDPMLSGLAMQQQVQHPQPPHGPAPMPPQGHHIQAMQASRQLNPATLQQLQHQQAQLAQLGGARPPFNQNQMPVPTGWNQLPSGVLQPPPAQGPMGTAWRKGPPHAQMAPRPSLATVQTPSHPPPPYPFGSQQAGQVFNTMGQQQQQQQQQQQPGNPQFAAPQPKGLQGPQGLGGPRGPPPPSPQAAQQGHLTAKSPVSSPSPFQQGSPGTPPMIGQNQGPLGPRSTTPQGFPQAVSSPGRAVLGQQGNVQSGFMVMSQQGQVPHSGMGGMSKRLSLGFPNAQANQNFIQGQVTPSPAGTPVSSTNSQLQSSNIQHAGVQPSTSGPNHMQGSHGQPNSIQTNMMGIHSGVANQPPGTTAAGNIGPSSQGVQPQMMGMQHQPISSSPSQMVQGQGGGQTVLSRPQLVNQGQMLMGGQSMGPQRGMTPPKQMMPQQGQAMMQGHGQLGGTQGHQAMLQQQNAMMEQMMASQMQGNKQAFGAKGQAAVMQGQMMRGPSPNVQGNLAQFQTQVVQQQPQQQQQQQQQQQQQQQQQQQQQQQQQQQQQQQQQQHLQQQHQQHQQQQQQPQQVPMNGNPNQAMGLHGPQMRLPGGHHLVQQQQLQQQQLQQQQQQKQQQQVVQQLQQQQQQHSQQLGDASGGTGEMALQQMLPEIQAQQQQMMVGSQHMQVGNGHFPAPGMPFNPQFGGQMGMGGPCPQGGNFPGNKDVTLTSPLLVNLLQSDISASQFGPGGKQGGANQVKPKKKKPPRKKKAKGNGGLVGEQSDHIMSGLDVQPPGLEDPEAQGLSGDQGAGMDPIGQKLSEFNNRPTGFPGQPGDQRALQQMPVQFIPQQQQQQQQMQSMQVPPGQAGMIPQGQPQIHPHQLQLQQQQQQQHHHQQQQPQHQQQQQHQQQQQQQQQQQQQQQQQQQQHMMMMLMMQEQAKNRMPVSQGGQTPRGLLNPADGQKMPVSQPGSMPVMINLQGHGGVPPSPEKARGGPLMVNPQLAGSARRMPVPDGLQGGPPLSSEEGPGMHIMQERTAHEMVQQTGNTAPQLVLNQGPNPHLMKSGPSPVPQHQGASPQQQQQLQPQQAGPMPVSHGLHFPSVPTTSQSSRPKTPNRASPKAYHHPLTPTNRPPSTEPSEISLSPERLNASIAGLFPPKINIPLPPRQPNLNRGFDQQGLNPTTLKAIGQAPPNLTSLTNNNNSGQQAFSTGNSTAAASGKIDKHPTGGPTKRTSPGNSRRPSPALSRKTTPSPGRQKGAKIALTSPPHQQAIVNPQNIMVNPSHVLSSPVAISPAQLDLQQAQIPLQGITPEMSQVTSVEQRQMVQSQRDSPLAKMTSLHVSQELKVVMEEPARVDASVTEKVQAQVPAQQEPKCDSSLVLRDAPTSLNQLLDSSCASTTPLKQTQDSFLEGNQSQGESPRLPTDPETQRNSSTSQSSEICVPSLPNDPELKSKLSPMPSPKFNPNISPNLKINVSPNTTFSSSPNSNVSPNPTMNPNSGPNSLANVSAVLQRASSSATISPNQITVFVTSNPLSSSTTTSHVAPALVSTVVTLPNKNIRSQEGRQTSAPAGANTRPAQFLTTPMFINSIFQVPASSMPPNTNVMSQPGNMVGPIQMSTNIQVTPAATTTQVSPVNTSNSQASRAVVGQVQRSSSQATPMGSLPQPPQQLLSGTMKQDCSSAETPVLKSSPVSQPSPRHSVATSSPFSQPLASPPVCSSPGTAVSARGSPLSPTATSAKGKPGQEPVSKRGTTGSDPLQKASDQPLEVRAQPEQASGSTAPLEAVDRTVATAPVKPVSSSISTPAPVHVPTPSVYSPTAPTKPGPPNPSDGSLATATPPDPLGGQNPPIVMEISMPAPQNDAPEAVGLPESSQSAVSVQSEPPQQEGPICEKTGGETATVTERGWVKKRKTPVSLVQRAAPEKVKGPSRRSSRAEKESEEGATVALDASDNGQRKRTARPGSASSTIATTVKDANTGASPTQAKRRKSK; translated from the exons ATGGTGCAccgacagggacagggacaggctTCGACTCAGTCTTTGATTGGGGAAGCAACCCTCACGGGTGATCCCAAAGCAGAGGACTCTGGAGTGGAGGATGAGGACAGCAACCATGGAAACAACTTTCCCTGTCGATCCCTGGCCCAGTTGGAAGTCTCTACCGTTTTCATTGCCTTCCAGGGAACTatggatgatgatgatttcCAAGAGAAATTGGACAACATCTTAAGTAATGTCCCTGATATGTTGGAACTAG ACTCCGAGAGGCTGCAGCCCAAAAACGTGGAGCCCTGGAACAGTGTCCGCGTCACTTTCAATATTCCACGAGATGCTGCAGATCGCTTGCGTCTCCTGGCACAGAACAACCACCAGCAGCTGCGTGATCTGGGAATACTGTCTGTCCAGATTGAGG GGGAAGGTGCTATAAATGTGGCCATGGTGCAAAACAGAGGTCAGGAGGTCAGGGTGAATGGACCACTtgctgcagccaatcagatgagGATGGATGTGGGTTTCCCAATGCAACAAGGCCCTG GAGGTTTGCGGATGAACAACCCCTCAGTTCCAATGGGGCCCCAAGGCCCAGGCATGTCGGGTCAGGTTATGGTTGCAGGGGTCAGCGGGCAGATTCAGACAAGGGCTCCCCGACCTCCTTCCCAGACTG ACTCGTTGGACCCTATGCTGTCAGGCCTGGCCATGCAGCAGCAAGTTCAACATCCACAGCCTCCCCATGGCCCAGCACCCATGCCTCCACAGGGTCACCACATTCAGGCCATGCAGGCCAGTCGCCAGCTCAACCCAGCCACtctgcagcagctccagcaTCAGCAGGCTCAGCTTGCTCAGCTAGGTGGTGCTCGTCCCCCATTTAACCAAAATCAGATGCCTGTCCCTACTGGATGGAACCAGCTGCCCTCTGGGGTCTTGCAGCCCCCTCCAGCCCAAGGCCCCATGGGTACAGCCTGGAGAAAGGGCCCCCCACATGCTCAGATGGCACCACGTCCTTCTTTGGCAACAGTCCAGACTCCAAGCCATCCTCCACCTCCATACCCTTTTGGCAGCCAGCAAGCCGGTCAGGTCTTCAACACTAtggggcagcagcagcagcaacaacagcagcagcaacaaccaGGAAATCCTCAGTTTGCAGCACCCCAGCCAAAAGGGCTCCAGGGACCTCAAGGGTTGGGTGGGCCAAGggggcctcctcctccttcgcCCCAGGCGGCTCAGCAGGGCCACCTCACTGCTAAGTCCCCGGTTTCTTCCCCTTCTCCCTTCCAACAAGGTTCTCCTGGAACTCCCCCGATGATTGGGCAGAACCAGGGCCCACTGGGCCCCCGTTCCACCACGCCTCAGGGTTTTCCTCAAGCTGTAAGCTCTCCAGGCAGGGCGGTGCTGGGACAGCAAGGGAATGTGCAATCTGGATTCATGGTTATGTCCCAGCAGGGTCAAGTCCCCCACTCTGGAATGGGAG GTATGTCCAAACGTCTCTCCTTGGGGTTCCCAAATGCACAAGCCAATCAGAACTTCATACAAGGCCAGGTGACACCCAGCCCAGCAGGAACTCCTGTGTCAAGCACCAATTCCCAGTTGCAGAGTAGCAACATTCAACATGCAG GTGTTCAGCCCTCTACTTCAGGACCAAACCACATGCAGGGGTCCCATGGTCAGCCTAATTCTATTCAGACCAACATGATGGGCATTCACAGTGGTGTGGCTAACCAACCCCCGGGAACCACTGCTGCAGGGAACATAGGTCCATCCTCACAGGGCGTCCAGCCTCAGATGATGGGAATGCAGCACCAGCCCATCTCCTCTTCCCCTAGTCAGATGGTACAAGGCCAAGGCGGGGGTCAGACAGTTCTATCCAGGCCACAGCTCGTCAACCAGGGACAAATGCTGATGGGTGGCCAAAGCATGGGCCCACAACGAGGGATGACGCCTCCTAAGCAGATGATGCCCCAGCAGGGTCAGGCAATGATGCAGGGACATGGCCAGCTTGGTGGAACCCAGGGGCACCAGGCAATGTTGCAGCAGCAGAACGCAATGATGGAGCAGATGATGGCCAGTCAGATGCAAGGAAACAAGCAGGCCTTTGGGGCTAAAGGTCAGGCTGCTGTCATGCAGGGGCAGATGATGCGGGGCCCTTCACCAAATGTGCAGGGTAACCTGGCCCAATTCCAGACTCAAGTTGTTCAGCAACAgccacagcagcaacaacaacaacaacagcagcagcaacaacaacagcagcagcagcagcaacaacaacagcagcagcagcaacaacaacaacaacagcagcagcagcatctgCAACAGCAACATCAGCAACAtcagcagcaacagcaacaaccccAGCAAGTTCCAATGAATGGTAATCCTAACCAGGCCATGGGCCTCCATGGACCACAAATGCGGCTTCCAGGAGGCCACCATTTGGTTCAGCAGCAGCAACTTCAGCAGCAGCaactacaacagcagcagcaacaaaaacaacagcaacaagtTGTTCAGCaactgcagcaacaacagcagcagcattcCCAGCAGCTTGGAGATGCCAGCGGAGGCACTGGCGAAATGGCCCTACAGCAGATGCTCCCTGAAATACAggcccagcagcagcagatgaTGGTGGGTAGTCAGCACATGCAGGTGGGAAATGGTCACTTCCCTGCCCCCGGGATGCCCTTCAACCCCCAGTTTGGTGGACAGATGGGTATGGGAGGCCCATGTCCTCAGGGAGGCAATTTCCCCGGAAACAAAGATGTTACCCTCACaagccccctgctggtcaaccTGCTGCAGAGTGACATTTCGGCTAGTCAGTTTGGTCCTGGTGGAAAACAGGGAGGTGCCAACCAGGTCAAGCCCAAGAAAAAGAAGCCCCCACGTAAGAAGAAGGCCAAAGGAAATGGAGGACTGGTGGGAGAGCAATCTGACCACATTATGAG TGGTCTTGATGTGCAGCCCCCTGGACTGGAGGACCCTGAGGCACAGGGCTTGAGTGGGGATCAAGGAGCTGGAATGGACCCGATTGGCCAAAAACTGTCAGAATTCAACAATAGGCCCACAG GGTTTCCAGGTCAGCCAGGAGACCAAAGGGCCCTGCAGCAAATGCCAGTTCAGTTCATACcgcagcaacaacagcagcagcaacagatGCAGAGCATGCAGGTACCACCGGGCCAGGCAGGGATGATTCCCCAAGGTCAGCCCCAGATCCATCCACATCAGTTACAGctacagcagcaacaacaacagcaacaccaccaccagcaacaacaaccacaacaccagcaacaacagcaacatcagcaacaacagcaacagcagcagcaacaacaacaacaacaacagcagcagcagcagcagcatatGATGATGATGCTCATGATGCAGGAACAAGCTAAGAACAGGATGCCCGTGTCACAGGGTGGGCAAACACCCAGGGGCCTCTTAAATCCAGCAGATGGACAGAAAATGCCTGTTTCTCAGCCAGGCAGCATGCCGGTGATGATCAATCTGCAGGGGCATGGTGGTGTCCCACCTTCCCCAGAAAAGGCTAGGGGAGGCCCCCTCATGGTCAATCCTCAATTAGCTGGCAGTGCTAGGAGGATGCCAGTCCCTGATGGGCTCCAGGGAGGTCCACCACTGAGCTCAGAGGAAGGCCCTGGCATGCACATCATGCAGGAAAGAACAGCCCATGAAATGGTTCAACAGACTGGCAACACTGCTCCCCAGCTGGTCCTCAACCAAGGTCCTAACCCACACCTGATGAAGTCAGGGCCTTCACCTGTCCCGCAACATCAGGGGGCAAGCcctcagcaacagcaacagctcCAGCCCCAGCAAGCAGGTCCCATGCCAGTCTCACATGGCCTCCATTTTCCTAGCGTCCCCACCACCTCGCAAAGCTCCCGACCTAAGACGCCCAATCGAGCCAGCCCCAAAGCATACCACCACCCGCTCACTCCAACAAATCGCCCTCCCAGCACAGAACCTTCAGAAATCAGTCTGTCCCCTGAAAGATTAAATGCATCCATTGCTGGGCTCTTTCCACCCAAGATAAACATTCCCCTACCTCCCAGGCAGCCTAATCTGAATCGTGGTTTTGACCAACAGGGTCTCAATCCTACAACCCTGAAAGCGATTGGACAGGCACCACCCAATCTGACTTCTTtaacaaataataacaacagtggACAACAGGCATTCTCCACAGGTAACAGCACAGCAGCTGCAAGTGGGAAAATTGATAAGCATCCCACGGGTGGCCCAACAAAAAGAACCAGTCCAGGAAACAGTAGGCGACCCAGCCCAGCCTTGAGCCGCAAGACCACACCCAGCCCGGGGAGGCAGAAAGGAGCCAAGATTGCCCTCACCTCTCCCCCACACCAGCAAGCCATAGTCAACCCTCAAAACATCATGGTTAATCCATCTCATGTCCTCTCTAGCCCTGTTGCTATTTCGCCAGCTCAGCTGGACCTACAGCAGGCTCAGATCCCTTTACAAGGTATCACCCCTGAAATGAGTCAAGTGACCTCTGTAGAGCAGCGCCAAATGGTCCAGTCTCAAAGAGATTCTCCACTGGCAAAGATGACTAGCTTGCATGTTTCTCAGGAGCTTAAAGTTGTGATGGAAGAACCAGCAAGAGTGGATGCATCTGTGACAGAGAAGGTCCAGGCCCAGGTGCCAGCCCAGCAGGAACCTAAATGTGATTCTTCACTTGTACTCAGGGATGCCCCAACCTCTCTAAATCAATTGCTTGACAGTTCCTGTGCTTCAACTACCCCCCTGAAACAAACCCAGGACAGTTTCCTCGAAGGAAATCAGAGCCAGGGGGAGAGCCCTCGTCTCCCCACCGACCCAGAGACCCAACGGAATTCAAGCACTTCTCAGAGCTCTGAAATTTGTGTTCCCTCTTTGCCGAACGACCCAGAGCTGAAATCTAAGCTCAGTCCAATGCCAAGTCCAAAATTTAACCCAAATATCAGCCCCAATCTAAAGATTAACGTTAGTCCTAATACAACCTTTAGTTCTAGTCCTAACTCAAATGTCAGTCCCAATCCCACCATGAACCCCAACTCTGGCCCTAACTCCTTGGCAAATGTATCTGCAGTCTTGCAGAGGGCTTCTTCGTCTGCCACTATCTCTCCCAACCAGATCACCGTCTTTGTCACTTCCAACCCTCTAAGTTCATCCACCACAACCTCCCACGTAGCCCCTGCTTTGGTTTCAACTGTTGTTACTCTTCCTAATAAAAACATCAGGTCTCAGGAGGGGCGGCAGACGTCCGCTCCAGCTGGTGCGAACACTCGCCCTGCTCAGTTCCTCACCACCCCAATGTTCATCAATTCCATCTTTCAAGTTCCTGCCTCTTCGATGCCTCCCAACACAAATGTAATGTCCCAGCCAGGAAACATGGTGGGGCCAATTCAAATGTCAACAAACATACAAGTCACACCCGCAGCCACCACAACCCAGGTCTCCCCAGTTAACACGTCCAACAGCCAAGCCAGTCGTGCAGTTGTTGGGCAGGTTCAGAGGTCCTCAAGCCAGGCAACTCCCATGGGTTCTCTACCCCAGCCTCCTCAACAGCTACTCTCTGGAaccatgaagcaggattgcagCTCTGCCGAGACACCTGTGCTGAAGTCGAGCCCTGTTAGTCAACCATCTCCCCGCCACAGTGTTGCTACTTCTTCCCCCTTCTCCCAACCCCTAGCATCACCTCCTGTGTGCTCCAGCCCAGGAACTGCCGTTAGTGCGCGGGGAAGCCCTCTGTCCCCTACAGCTACTTCTGCCAAGGGTAAACCAGGGCAAGAACCTGTCTCAAAGAGAGGCACAACTGGGTCTGACCCTCTGCAGAAGGCTAGTGACCAGCCCCTAGAGGTCAGAGCACAGCCAGAGCAAGCTTCTGGAAGCACAGCCCCTCTGGAGGCAGTGGATCGAACTGTGGCCACAGCCCCTGTAAAACCCGTCAGTTCTTCCATCTCTACGCCAGCCCCTGTCCATGTTCCCACTCCTTCTGTTTATTCTCCAACTGCCCCAACAAAACCTGGACCGCCCAACCCATCGGATGGCTCTCTGGCAACAGCAACACCACCTGACCCCTTGGGGGGACAGAACCCCCCCATAGTGATGGAGATCAGCATGCCAGCTCCACAGAATGATGCACCTGAAGCCGTGGGATTGCCAGAGAGCAGCCAGAGTGCTG TGTCTGTTCAGTCTGAACCTCCACAGCAAGAAGGACCTATTTGTGAGAAAACTG GAGGTGAAACGGCTACTGTAACTGAGCGGGG ATGggtaaagaaaagaaagacGCCCGTCAGCCTTGTCCaaag GGCTGCCCCAGAGAAGGTGAAAGGCCCGAGCCGACGCAGTTCGCGAGCAGAGAAGGAGTCCGAAGAAGGGGCCACAGTTGCACTGGATGCATCTGACAATgggcagaggaaaaggacaGCAAGGCCTGGATCCGCCTCCTCCACCATTGCCACCACTGTCAAAG atgcaAACACTGGGGCCAGTCCTACACAGGCCAAGCGAAGGAAATCAAAATGA